One part of the Rhodococcus oxybenzonivorans genome encodes these proteins:
- a CDS encoding LCP family protein, whose protein sequence is MGDDHSSDAPAPESRAPWERPLADQRYREAQSGRQRRLPPRQPSPEQRPPERPAPSDRRPPIERTDAIRQDSGRIGRRAAGGPTEGLSVADLVKKVAGDEPQRPDDPDKTETIAPVDERHPPPGAVAPPEPTFTPPPSQLATDDAETGWYADAETTATPQVVGNPGLTRLALSKSRRRRRLRAVGRAFVALVAVIALAGTGIVWGYLRSTEGKFDQIAALDTESTDIVDAGGQTGDETYLIVGTDTRAGASGTIGAGTVEDAEGSRADTVMLVNIPADRSRVVAVSFPRDLDVERPVCQGWDNATGTYTEETFPSAEGDKLNATYALGGPKCLVKVIQKMSGLKIGHFVGMDFAGFESMVNEIGGVKICTTQPLEDFVLGTVLPEAGTQVLDGKTALNFVRARHVEAEGNGDYGRINRQQRFLSALLRGALSSQVLLNPGKLNGFINAFTRDTFVENIDTKSLVTLGRSLQNVDAGAVTFLTVPTAGTTDWGNEIPRTDDIKAIFRAIIDDAPLPGEKRAEPIEAAASAPTPTPSAPLSVFAVDPTSVSVQVSNASGESGLAATTADALAAQGFQIYNVGNYTATSAETVVRFSPGHEAEAATLASAFPGAILESTSGLGTVTEVAVGSNFSGTVQAPSAIDTPLDMSGVRVGQPEDVEIPADLAVVNAGDASCD, encoded by the coding sequence GTGGGTGATGATCACAGTTCGGACGCCCCGGCGCCCGAATCGCGCGCCCCCTGGGAACGCCCTCTCGCCGATCAACGCTATCGGGAAGCGCAGTCGGGACGACAACGTCGGCTGCCTCCACGCCAGCCATCTCCGGAACAGCGGCCTCCCGAACGTCCGGCTCCGTCGGACCGTCGTCCCCCGATCGAGCGCACGGACGCCATCCGCCAGGACAGCGGGCGCATCGGCCGGCGCGCGGCCGGCGGACCCACCGAAGGCCTCTCCGTTGCAGACCTCGTCAAGAAGGTCGCCGGAGACGAACCACAGCGACCGGATGATCCGGACAAGACCGAGACGATCGCCCCCGTCGACGAGCGACATCCCCCACCCGGTGCCGTCGCCCCACCGGAGCCGACGTTCACACCTCCGCCCTCACAACTCGCCACCGACGACGCAGAGACCGGCTGGTATGCGGACGCCGAAACCACCGCGACTCCTCAGGTCGTCGGTAATCCGGGATTGACTCGTCTGGCGTTGAGCAAGAGCCGTCGACGCCGCCGCCTGCGGGCGGTGGGACGAGCGTTCGTCGCGTTGGTGGCGGTGATCGCGCTCGCCGGAACAGGAATCGTGTGGGGCTACCTGCGTTCCACCGAAGGCAAGTTCGACCAGATCGCCGCCCTCGACACCGAGTCGACGGATATCGTCGACGCAGGTGGGCAGACCGGTGACGAGACCTATCTCATCGTCGGCACCGACACGCGAGCCGGTGCCAGCGGCACGATCGGCGCCGGAACGGTCGAGGACGCCGAGGGTTCGCGCGCCGACACCGTGATGCTCGTCAACATTCCTGCTGATCGCAGCCGCGTCGTGGCGGTCTCCTTTCCCCGCGACCTCGACGTCGAGCGCCCGGTCTGCCAGGGCTGGGACAACGCCACCGGGACGTACACCGAGGAAACGTTCCCCTCCGCCGAGGGCGACAAGCTGAATGCCACCTACGCCCTGGGCGGGCCGAAGTGTCTGGTGAAGGTGATCCAGAAGATGTCGGGCCTGAAGATCGGCCACTTCGTCGGCATGGACTTCGCCGGTTTCGAGTCGATGGTCAACGAGATCGGTGGCGTCAAGATCTGCACCACACAGCCGCTCGAGGATTTCGTCCTCGGCACCGTGCTTCCCGAGGCCGGCACCCAGGTGCTCGACGGAAAGACAGCGCTGAACTTCGTACGTGCCCGCCACGTGGAGGCGGAGGGCAACGGTGACTACGGCCGCATCAATCGTCAGCAGCGGTTCCTGTCTGCGCTTCTCCGAGGAGCTCTGTCCAGTCAGGTACTCCTCAACCCCGGCAAGCTCAACGGGTTCATCAACGCCTTCACCCGAGACACGTTCGTGGAGAACATCGACACCAAGTCCCTGGTCACACTCGGCCGTTCGCTGCAGAACGTCGACGCCGGCGCGGTCACCTTCCTGACGGTCCCAACCGCAGGAACGACCGACTGGGGAAACGAGATTCCCCGCACCGATGACATCAAGGCCATCTTCCGCGCCATCATCGACGACGCTCCGCTTCCCGGGGAGAAGCGGGCCGAACCAATCGAGGCTGCAGCCTCCGCCCCCACTCCGACGCCGAGCGCACCACTCTCCGTTTTCGCGGTAGACCCGACCAGCGTGTCGGTGCAGGTTTCGAACGCTTCCGGCGAATCGGGGCTGGCCGCGACCACCGCGGACGCGCTGGCCGCACAGGGTTTTCAGATCTACAACGTCGGCAACTACACCGCCACCAGTGCCGAGACGGTCGTCCGGTTCTCCCCCGGGCACGAAGCCGAGGCCGCCACCCTCGCGTCGGCCTTCCCCGGCGCGATCCTCGAGTCGACCTCCGGGTTGGGCACGGTGACCGAGGTTG
- the dusB gene encoding tRNA dihydrouridine synthase DusB — protein sequence MSTLRIGSLELRSPVVLAPMAGITNVAFRTLCRELETERAGSTSGLYVCEMVTARALVERQPATLHMTTFGPTETPRSLQLYTVDPDTTYAAAKMIVDENMADHIDMNFGCPVPKVTRKGGGAALPYKRNLFGRIVAAAVKATEGTDIPVTVKFRVGIDAEHHTHLDAGRIAAAEGAAAVALHARTASQRYSGTADWNEIARLKEHVTDVPVLGNGDIFDAGDAARMMDQTGCDGVVVGRGCLGRPWLFAELSAALNGLPLPTPPTLGEVATIIRRHAELLAAHHGEDKGLRELRKHVSWYLRGFPAGSDLRVAMALVSTLTELDGLLAQLDPSIPFPKDAEGPRGRQGSPGTVALPEGWLDDPEDCLVPAGADMMHSGG from the coding sequence ATGTCTACCCTTCGTATCGGTTCGCTCGAGCTGCGCAGCCCGGTGGTGCTCGCTCCCATGGCAGGCATCACCAATGTCGCATTTCGCACGCTGTGCCGGGAACTCGAGACGGAGCGGGCGGGGAGCACGTCCGGCCTCTACGTCTGCGAGATGGTGACCGCCCGGGCACTCGTCGAACGGCAACCCGCAACTCTCCACATGACCACGTTCGGGCCGACGGAGACGCCGAGGTCGCTGCAGCTGTACACGGTCGATCCCGACACGACATACGCGGCGGCCAAGATGATCGTGGACGAGAACATGGCCGACCACATCGACATGAACTTCGGCTGCCCGGTACCCAAGGTGACACGCAAAGGTGGCGGCGCGGCCTTGCCGTACAAGCGCAACCTGTTCGGCCGGATCGTCGCCGCCGCCGTCAAGGCCACCGAGGGCACCGACATCCCGGTGACGGTGAAATTCCGTGTCGGCATCGACGCAGAACACCACACGCATCTCGACGCCGGCCGCATCGCCGCGGCCGAGGGCGCCGCCGCTGTCGCCTTGCACGCGCGCACCGCGTCCCAGCGGTACTCGGGTACGGCCGACTGGAACGAGATCGCGCGGCTCAAGGAACACGTCACGGACGTTCCGGTGCTCGGAAACGGTGACATCTTCGACGCCGGGGACGCGGCCCGCATGATGGACCAGACCGGGTGCGACGGCGTCGTCGTCGGCCGCGGATGCCTCGGCAGGCCGTGGCTGTTCGCCGAGCTGAGCGCCGCATTGAACGGACTACCACTGCCGACGCCGCCCACCCTCGGTGAGGTCGCGACCATCATCCGGAGGCACGCCGAACTCCTCGCCGCTCACCACGGCGAAGACAAAGGCCTCCGGGAACTGCGCAAACACGTCTCCTGGTATCTGCGCGGATTCCCGGCCGGCTCCGATCTGCGCGTGGCCATGGCCCTCGTCAGCACCCTCACCGAACTCGACGGGCTCCTCGCCCAGCTCGATCCGTCGATCCCCTTCCCCAAGGACGCCGAGGGACCCCGGGGACGCCAGGGCTCGCCGGGAACCGTGGCCCTCCCCGAGGGCTGGCTCGACGATCCCGAGGACTGCCTGGTTCCGGCTGGAGCGGACATGATGCACTCGGGCGGTTAG
- a CDS encoding acyl-ACP desaturase — MARDLTQLELLQELLPVAEENVNRHISMAKEWHPHDYVPWDEGRNFAAMGGIDWDPEQSQLDEVAKAAMITNLLTEDNLPSYHREIAENFSQDGAWGTWVGRWTAEENRHGIVMRDYLVVTRAVDPVQLERFRMEHMTNGFASPADVDAGFLHSVAYVTFQELATRVSHRNTGKACKDPVADKMLQRIAADENLHMIFYRNMCGAALDLAPDQALEAINMIVQNFQMPGAGMPNFRRNGVLMAKHGIYDLRQHLEEVVMPVLRKWNIFERSDFTARGEEIRESLGAFLENLEGQATKFEEQRDRMLAREAKKREQKAS, encoded by the coding sequence ATGGCGAGGGATCTGACCCAACTCGAGCTGCTGCAGGAGCTGCTGCCGGTCGCAGAAGAGAACGTCAACCGCCACATCTCCATGGCCAAGGAATGGCATCCACACGACTACGTTCCGTGGGACGAAGGCCGCAACTTCGCTGCGATGGGCGGAATCGACTGGGATCCGGAGCAGTCACAGCTCGACGAGGTCGCCAAGGCCGCCATGATCACCAACCTGCTCACCGAGGACAACCTTCCCTCGTATCACCGTGAGATCGCCGAAAACTTCTCCCAGGACGGCGCGTGGGGCACGTGGGTCGGCCGCTGGACCGCCGAGGAGAACCGTCACGGCATCGTGATGCGTGACTACCTTGTCGTGACCCGCGCCGTCGACCCCGTCCAGCTCGAGCGCTTCCGCATGGAGCACATGACGAACGGCTTCGCCTCCCCCGCCGACGTCGATGCCGGCTTCCTCCACTCGGTGGCATATGTCACCTTCCAGGAGCTGGCCACCCGGGTGAGCCACCGCAACACCGGTAAAGCCTGCAAAGACCCCGTCGCCGACAAGATGCTGCAGCGCATCGCGGCCGACGAGAACCTGCACATGATCTTCTACCGCAACATGTGCGGTGCAGCCCTCGATCTCGCGCCCGACCAGGCACTCGAGGCCATCAACATGATCGTCCAGAACTTCCAGATGCCGGGCGCGGGAATGCCGAACTTCCGCCGCAACGGCGTGCTCATGGCCAAGCACGGCATCTACGATCTCCGGCAGCACCTCGAAGAGGTCGTCATGCCGGTCCTGCGCAAGTGGAACATCTTCGAGCGGTCCGACTTCACGGCCCGTGGCGAAGAAATCCGCGAGTCGCTCGGCGCCTTCCTCGAGAACCTCGAGGGCCAGGCCACCAAGTTCGAGGAGCAGCGCGACCGCATGCTTGCTCGCGAGGCCAAGAAGCGTGAGCAGAAGGCTTCGTAG